In a genomic window of Methylovirgula sp. 4M-Z18:
- a CDS encoding heme ABC transporter permease, whose amino-acid sequence MASQTQPLSARLSAYANPARFLVFAARIISWFAAASAVLFAIGLYLAFFASPADYKQGEMVRIMYIHVPAAWLSMLIYASMAVSALGTLVWRHPLADAAQKAAAPLGAGFTFICLVTGSLWGKPTWGTWWVWDARLTSELVLLLIYLGLIALWQTLEETGLAGRAAAILTLVGVINLPIIKFSVDWWNTLHQPESVFRMDGPTLPASMLWPLFVMALAATLLFVTLHLMRTRNEILRRKLRRQTLLAAQGADGPNAARMLAS is encoded by the coding sequence ATGGCATCTCAAACTCAACCCTTGTCTGCGCGCCTCTCCGCCTACGCCAATCCGGCGCGCTTTCTCGTCTTCGCGGCGCGGATCATTTCCTGGTTCGCCGCCGCCTCGGCAGTGCTGTTCGCCATCGGCCTCTATCTCGCCTTCTTCGCTTCCCCCGCCGATTATAAGCAGGGCGAGATGGTCCGGATCATGTATATCCACGTGCCCGCAGCCTGGCTGTCGATGCTGATCTATGCCTCGATGGCAGTCTCGGCGCTCGGCACCTTGGTCTGGCGGCATCCGCTGGCCGATGCGGCGCAAAAGGCCGCAGCGCCCCTTGGCGCGGGCTTCACCTTCATTTGCCTTGTCACCGGCTCGCTCTGGGGCAAGCCGACATGGGGCACCTGGTGGGTGTGGGACGCGCGGCTCACGTCCGAACTCGTGCTGCTCCTGATCTATCTCGGCCTCATTGCTCTGTGGCAGACCTTGGAGGAGACGGGGCTTGCCGGCCGCGCCGCTGCGATCCTGACCCTCGTCGGGGTGATCAATCTGCCGATCATCAAATTCTCCGTCGATTGGTGGAATACATTGCATCAGCCGGAATCGGTGTTCCGGATGGACGGGCCGACCTTGCCCGCATCGATGTTGTGGCCGCTCTTCGTCATGGCGCTTGCAGCAACGCTGCTGTTCGTAACATTGCATCTGATGCGGACCCGTAACGAGATTTTGCGCCGCAAGCTGCGCCGTCAAACCCTGCTCGCGGCACAAGGTGCCGATGGGCCGAATGCTGCAAGGATGCTGGCGTCATGA